Proteins encoded in a region of the Hemiscyllium ocellatum isolate sHemOce1 chromosome 10, sHemOce1.pat.X.cur, whole genome shotgun sequence genome:
- the si:ch211-125o16.4 gene encoding neuroblast differentiation-associated protein AHNAK — MNFGFNKTMGVTLPGNIGALSEELTLTDTNDGNVIIEDIQKDSPVARAGTLKKGDQLNAVTIHFDNLTSEEVSKILKYSEQYKTSLKLNAKEELRSPDFRLSSPDMGSGDQAYLKLYNSKIKPHLKLAKPNLSVGSLNGEVNVKNKTSFGIKEPKIYSPDIDMKLKATEDNGLKLPTSNIDLEAPNIQAKVKSPTLDIDSPRFKSTKLEGKIKSSGYQIPSISISRNKSKMPEMDVSGPDLNTSNIDIGGVNIPETNLKMPKVQMSSFDLSGPKIPDVDVDGSVKRPGFDVSVPNVKGNFAAPNVDVSFPKGDINIPDTDLNKQKFTMPKFNMASANLSAPDVKVNMKTPTVTSELDSKLEVPNIKKPSVDISGLEGPNVNLDGKVKLPKADIPNPKIKGGGGSGHLNFKTPRISGDYDMPDMNLEVPDVKLKNPGLKAPSLNLSGKNISTSDVHVSLPTGNIDVATPKIQTNVRSPNLDINAPKVDGPSAHKKFKFPKFKRPIFSISGNKPKMPERDATAPDLKTDFKGPEVDVGGLKGNVDVPDARWKMPSLKGPSFGVSGPKGPDVDVDGSIKAPRVDVAVPNVKGNIEGPDVDINVPKGDIDANIPDAKLKGGNFKLPGFKMPSGKLSLSGTNTGLKMPRGQVDLSASDVQGDISGPSLDMKGPNLDINAPSVDLPEAKSKWSMPKLELPSFGLSTPKGPDVDVDASVKAPGFDLSVPNVKGDFAAPNVDVNLPKADIDANIPAAELKGGKFKMPKFNMPSANLSAPDLNLNMKTPTVASDLDAGLKVPKLKKPNVDISGPDVNLDGKVKLPKADITTPEIKGGIGSGGLDFKTPRIGGDFDMPDMNLEVPDIKLKDPGTKKPSLNMSAGNISIPNMDVSLPTGNIDVAAPKLQADVKTPHLDINAPNAGDFNAEGKFKLPKFKKPTFSISGNKPKMPELDATAPDLKTDFKGPEIGIEGLKGNVDVPDAKWKMPSLKGPSFGVSGPNVDVDGSIKAPRVDVAVPNVKGNIEGPDVDINVPKGDIDANIPDAKLKGGKLKLPEFNMPSGKLSLSGTNTGLKMPKGQVDLSAPDVQGDISGPSLDMKGPNLAINAPSVDLPEAKSKWSMPKLELPSFGLSTPKGPDVDVDASVKAPGFDLSVPNVKGDFAAPNVDVNLPKADIDANIPAAELKGGKFKMPKFNMPSANLSAPDLNLNMKTPTVASDLDAGLKVPKLKTPNVDISGPDVNLDGKVKLPKADMTTPEIKGGIGSGGLDFKTPRIGGDFNMPDMNLEVPDIKLKGPGIKKPSLNMSAGNISVPNMDVNVPTGNIDMASPNIQADAKTPHLDINAPNVDDFNAEGKFKFPKFKWPTFSISGNKPKMPELDATAPDLKTDFKGPEVDIGGLKGNVDVPDASWKMPSLKGPSFGVSGPNVDVDGSIKAPRVDVAVPNVKGNIEGPDVGINVPEGDIDANIPDAKLKGGKFKLPGFNMPSGKLSLSGTNTGLKMPKGQVDLSAPDVQGDISGPSLDMKGPNLDINAPSVDLPEAKSKWSMPKLELPSFGLSTPKGPDVDVDGSVKAPGFDLSVPNVKGDFAAPNVDVNLPKADIDANIPVAELKGGKFKMPKFNMPSANLSAPDLNLNMKTPTVASDLDAGLKLPKFKKPNVDISGPDVNLDGKVKLPKADMTTPEIKGGIGSGGLDFKTPRIGGDYDMPDMNLEVPDIKLKGPGIKKPSLNMSAGNISIPNMDVSLPTGNIDVANPKIQADAKTPHLDINAPNVGDFNAEGKFKFPKFKKPAFSISGNKPKKLELDATAPDLKTDFKGPEVDIGGLKRNVDVPDAKWKMPSLKVPSFGVSGPNVDVDGSIKAPRVDVAVPNVKGNIEGPDVDINVPKGDIDANIPDAKLKGGKFKLPGFNMPSGKLSLSGTNTGLKMPKGQVDLSAPNVQGDISGPSLDMKGPNLDINAPSVDLPEAKSKWSMPKLELPSFGLSTPKGPDVDVDASVKAPGFDLSVPNVKGDFAAPNVDVNLPKADIDANIPAAELKGGKFKMPKFNMPSANLSAPDLNLNMKTPTVASDLDAGLKVPKFKKPNVDISGPDVNLDGKVKLPKANITAPSIKGGIEPGGLNFKTPKIGGDYDMPDMDLEVPDIKLKGPGIKKPSLNMSAGNISIPNMDVSLPTGNIDVAAPKLQADAKTPHLDINAPNIGDFNAEGKFKLPKFKWPTFSISGNKPKMPELDATAPDLKTDFKGPEVDIGGLKGNADFPDAKWKMPSLKGPSFGVSGPNVDVDGSIKAPRVDVAVPNVKGNIEGPDVDINVPKGDIDANIPDAKLKGGKFKLPGFNMPSGKLSLSGTNTRLKMSKGQVDLPAPDVQGDISGPSLDMKGPNLDINAPSVDLPEAKSKWSMPKLELPSFGLSTPKGPDVDVDASVKAPGFDLSVPNVKGGFAAPNVDVNLPKADIDANIPAAELKGGKFKMPKFNMPSANLSAPDLNLNMKTPTVASDLDAGLKVPKLKKPNIDISGPEGPDVNLDGKVKLPKADITTPEIKGGIGSGGLDFKTPRIGGDYDMPDMDVSVPTANIDVATPKLQADVKTPHLDINAPNVDDFNAEGKFKSPKFKKPTFSISGNKPKMPERDATAPDLKTDFKGPEVDVGGLKGNVDVPDASWKMPSLKGPSFGVSGPKGPDVDFDGSIKAPRVDVDVPNVKGNIEGPDVDINVPKGNIDANIPDAKLKGENFKLPGFNMPSGKLSLSGTNTGLKMPKGQVDLSVPDVQGDISGPSLDMKGANIDISASSVDLPEAKSKWKMPNLETPSFNLSGPYRPDVGVDGSVKTTGLNAPIPNTKGSFAAPNVDIKLPKKSAGLDVKIPTIATDYDMSIPDMDIKLPKHSVRGGADMHIPSAGTQKKTRTDPNIDMKGTGFKVKSPNLPGDFREVGVDVSTPNLYGQVNAPRLNVNSNENINMQSNFSRETFKIRSSSLSDLDDAPTLPKSDSNLKARTSSTLHVTDDDSSKKSMFKFGKLFNFKHKSKGSVDFTKAKAAASSGTFTSKFSLPELELSVSKD, encoded by the exons GTGATCAATTGAATGCAGTAACAATACATTTTGACAATCTAACCAGTGAAGAAGTTAGCAAAATACTGAAATATTCGGAACAATACAAAACAAGCTTAAAACTAAATGCAAAAGAAGAACTCAGGAGCCCAGATTTCAGACTGTCCAGTCCTGACatg GGTTCTGGTGATCAAGCTTACTTAAAGCTGTACAACAGCAAGATTAAGCCACATCTTAAGCTAGCAAAACCAAACCTGAGTGTTGGAAGCCTAAATGGAGAAGTCAATGTAAAAAATAAAACATCTTTTGGAATAAAAGAGCCCAAGATATATTCTCCTGATATTGACATGAAGCTAAAGGCAACAGAAG ATAATGGCCTCAAACTGCCAACATCAAATATAGATCTTGAAGCTCCGAACATCCAAGCTAAAGTCAAAAGTCCAACTCTTGATATAGATAGCCCAAGATTTAAAAGCACCAAGCTTGAAGGGAAGATAAAGTCCTCAGGGTATCAAATACCATCGATTTCAATTTCAAGAAACAAATCTAAAATGCCAGAAATGGACGTGTCTGGACCAGATTTAAACACTTCTAATATTGACATTGGTGGTGTAAATATCCCTGAAACAAATTTGAAAATGCCAAAAGTACAAATGTCATCCTTTGATCTATCAGGACCAAAAATACCAGATGTGGATGTTGATGGTTCAGTGAAAAGACCTGGCTTTGATGTGTCTGTTCCAAATGTTAAAGGAAATTTTGCTGCACCAAATGTTGATGTAAGTTTTCCAAAAGGAGATATAAACATTCCAGATACAGATCTTAATAAACAAAAATTCACAATGCCAAAATTTAATATGGCAAGTGCAAATTTGTCAGCTCCAGACGTGAAGGTGAACATGAAAACACCAACTGTGACAAGCGAGTTAGATAGTAAATTGGAGGTTCCGAACATCAAGAAGCCAAGTGTAGACATTTCCGGACTTGAAGGACCCAATGTGAATTTAGACGGCAAAGTAAAACTGCCAAAGGCTGACATACCAAATCCAAAGATTAAAGGTGGGGGAGGATCTGGTCATTTAAACTTCAAAACACCTAGGATCAGTGGAGATTATGATATGCCTGATATGAACCTGGAAGTACCTGATGTAAAACTGAAAAACCCAGGGTTAAAGGCGCCTTCACTCAACCTTTCAGGAAAAAATATTTCTACTTCAGATGTGCATGTCAGTCTACCAACGGGAAATATAGATGTGGCTACTCCAAAAATACAAACTAATGTCAGAAGTCCAAACTTAGATATAAATGCTCCAAAGGTTGATGGCCCTAGTGCACACAAGAAATTTAAGTTCCCAAAATTTAAAAGGCCCATATTTTCAATATCTGGAAACAAACCAAAAATGCCTGAACGTGATGCAACCGCTCCAGATTTGAAGACAGATTTCAAAGGTCCAGAGGTTGATGTTGGGGGATTAAAAGGAAATGTTGATGTTCCTGATGCAAGATGGAAAATGCCATCCCTGAAAGGGCCTTCATTTGGAGTATCAGGACCAAAAGGACCCGATGTGGATGTTGATGGTTCGATAAAAGCACCACGTGTTGATGTTGCTGTTCCAAACGTCAAGGGAAACATTGAGGGTCCAGATGTTGACATCAATGTTCCAAAAGGAGATATAGATGCAAATATCCCAGATGCAAAACTTAAGGGAGGAAATTTCAAATTGCCGGGATTCAAAATGCCAAGTGGCAAACTGTCATTGTCAGGTACtaatacaggactgaagatgCCAAGAGGTCAAGTGGACCTTTCTGCTTCTGATGTTCAGGGAGATATCAGTGGCCCAAGTCTTGACATGAAAGGCCCAAATCTTGATATCAATGCTCCAAGTGTTGATCTTCCTGAAGCAAAATCCAAATGGAGCATGCCAAAATTGGAATTGCCATCCTTTGGTTTATCGACACCAAAAGGACCAGATGTAGATGTTGATGCTTCAGTGAAAGCACCTGGTTTTGATCTATCTGTTCCAAATGTTAAGGGTGATTTTGCTGCACCAAATGTTGATGTGAATCTTCCAAAAGCAGACATAGATGCAAATATTCCAGCTGCTGAACTTAAAGGAGGAAAATTCAAAATGCCAAAGTTTAACATGCCAAGTGCAAATTTGTCAGCTCCTGATTTAAACTTGAACATGAAAACACCAACTGTGGCCAGCGATTTAGATGCTGGATTGAAGGTTCCAAAGCTCAAGAAGCCCAATGTAGACATTTCCGGACCTGATGTGAATTTAGATGGCAAAGTAAAACTGCCAAAGGCTGACATAACAACCCCAGAGATTAAAGGTGGGATAGGATCTGGTGGCTTAGACTTCAAAACACCCAGGATCGGTGGAGATTTCGATATGCCTGACATGAATCTTGAAGTACCTGATATAAAACTTAAAGATCCAGGAACTAAAAAGCCTTCACTTAACATGTCCGCAGGCAACATTTCCATTCCAAATATGGATGTCAGTCTACCAACTGGAAATATAGATGTGGCTGCTCCAAAATTACAAGCtgatgtgaaaactccacacttGGATATAAATGCACCAAATGCTGGTGACTTCAATGCTGAAGGAAAATTTAAGTTGCCAAAATTTAAAAAGCCCACATTTTCAATCTCTGGAAACAAACCAAAAATGCCTGAACTTGATGCAACCGCTCCAGATTTGAAGACTGATTTCAAAGGTCCAGAGATTGGTATTGAGGGATTAAAAGGAAATGTTGATGTTCCTGATGCAAAATGGAAAATGCCATCCCTGAAAGGGCCTTCATTTGGAGTGTCAGGACCAAATGTGGATGTTGATGGTTCGATAAAAGCACCACGTGTTGATGTTGCTGTTCCAAACGTAAAGGGAAACATTGAGGGTCCAGATGTTGATATCAATGTTCCAAAAGGAGATATAGATGCAAATATCCCAGATGCAAAACTTAAAGGAGGAAAATTAAAACTGCCGGAATTCAACATGCCAAGTGGCAAACTGTCATTGTCAGGTACTAATACAGGTCTGAAGATGCCAAAAGGTCAGGTGGACCTTTCTGCTCCTGATGTTCAGGGAGATATCAGTGGCCCAAGTCTTGACATGAAAGGCCCGAATCTTGCTATCAATGCTCCAAGTGTTGATCTTCCTGAAGCAAAATCCAAATGGAGCATGCCAAAATTGGAATTGCCATCCTTTGGTTTGTCGACACCAAAAGGACCAGATGTAGATGTTGATGCTTCAGTGAAAGCACCTGGTTTTGATCTATCTGTTCCAAATGTTAAGGGTGATTTTGCTGCACCAAATGTTGATGTGAATCTTCCAAAAGCAGACATAGATGCAAATATTCCAGCTGCTGAACTTAAAGGAGGAAAATTCAAAATGCCAAAGTTTAACATGCCAAGTGCAAATTTGTCAGCTCCTGATTTAAACTTGAACATGAAAACACCAACTGTGGCCAGCGATTTAGATGCTGGATTGAAGGTTCCGAAGCTCAAGACCCCAAATGTAGACATTTCCGGACCTGATGTGAATTTAGATGGCAAAGTAAAACTGCCAAAGGCTGACATGACAACCCCAGAGATTAAAGGTGGGATAGGATCTGGTGGCTTAGACTTCAAAACACCCAGGATCGGTGGAGATTTCAATATGCCTGACATGAATCTTGAAGTACCAGATATAAAACTTAAAGGTCCCGGAATTAAAAAGCCTTCACTTAACATGTCTGCAGGCAACATTTCCGTTCCAAATATGGATGTCAATGTACCAACGGGAAATATAGATATGGCTTCTCCAAATATACAAGCTGATGCGAAAACTCCACACTTGGATATAAATGCACCAAATGTTGATGACTTCAATGCTGAAGGAAAATTTAAGTTCCCAAAATTTAAATGGCCCACATTTTCAATCTCTGGAAACAAACCAAAAATGCCTGAACTTGATGCAACCGCTCCAGATTTGAAGACAGATTTCAAAGGTCCAGAGGTTGATATTGGGGGATTAAAAGGAAATGTTGATGTTCCTGATGCAAGTTGGAAAATGCCATCCCTGAAAGGGCCTTCATTTGGAGTGTCTGGACCAAATGTGGATGTTGATGGTTCGATAAAAGCACCACGTGTTGATGTTGCTGTTCCAAACGTCAAGGGAAACATTGAGGGTCCAGATGTCGGCATCAATGTTCCAGAAGGAGATATAGATGCAAATATCCCAGATGCAAAACTTAAAGGAGGAAAATTTAAACTGCCAGGTTTCAACATGCCAAGTGGCAAACTGTCATTGTCAGGTACTAATACAGGTCTGAAGATGCCAAAAGGTCAGGTGGACCTTTCTGCTCCTGATGTTCAGGGAGATATCAGTGGCCCAAGTCTTGATATGAAAGGCCCAAATCTTGATATCAATGCTCCAAGTGTTGATCTTCCTGAAGCAAAATCCAAATGGAGCATGCCAAAATTGGAATTGCCATCCTTTGGTTTATCGACACCAAAAGGACCAGATGTAGATGTTGATGGTTCAGTGAAAGCACCTGGTTTTGATCTATCTGTTCCAAATGTTAAGGGTGATTTTGCTGCACCAAATGTTGATGTGAATCTTCCAAAAGCAGACATAGATGCAAATATTCCAGTTGCTGAACTGAAAGGAGGAAAATTCAAAATGCCAAAGTTTAACATGCCAAGTGCAAATTTGTCAGCTCCTGATTTAAACTTGAACATGAAAACACCAACTGTGGCCAGCGATTTAGATGCTGGATTGAAACTTCCAAAGTTCAAGAAGCCCAATGTAGACATTTCCGGACCTGATGTGAATTTAGATGGCAAAGTAAAATTGCCAAAGGCTGACATGACAACCCCAGAGATTAAAGGTGGGATAGGATCTGGTGGCTTAGACTTCAAAACACCCAGGATCGGTGGAGATTATGATATGCCTGACATGAATCTTGAAGTACCTGATATAAAACTTAAAGGTCCAGGAATTAAAAAGCCTTCACTTAACATGTCTGCAGGCAACATTTCCATTCCAAATATGGATGTCAGTCTACCAACGGGAAATATAGATGTGGCTAATCCAAAAATACAAGCTGATGCGAAAACTCCACACTTGGATATAAATGCACCAAACGTTGGCGACTTCAATGCTGAAGGAAAATTTAAGTTCCCAAAATTTAAAAAGCCCGCATTTTCGATATCTGGAAATAAACCAAAAAAGCTTGAACTTGATGCAACCGCTCCAGATTTGAAGACAGATTTCAAAGGTCCAGAGGTTGATATTGGGGGATTAAAAAGAAATGTTGATGTTCCTGATGCAAAATGGAAAATGCCATCCCTGAAAGTGCCTTCATTTGGAGTGTCTGGACCAAATGTGGATGTTGATGGTTCGATAAAAGCACCACGTGTTGATGTTGCTGTTCCAAACGTCAAGGGAAACATTGAGGGTCCAGATGTTGACATCAATGTTCCAAAAGGAGATATAGATGCAAATATCCCAGATGCAAAACTTAAAGGAGGAAAATTTAAACTGCCGGGATTCAACATGCCAAGTGGCAAACTGTCATTGTCAGGTACTAATACAGGACTGAAAATGCCAAAAGGTCAGGTTGACCTTTCTGCTCCTAATGTTCAGGGAGATATCAGTGGCCCAAGTCTTGACATGAAAGGCCCAAATCTTGATATCAATGCTCCAAGTGTTGATCTTCCTGAAGCAAAATCCAAATGGAGCATGCCAAAATTGGAATTGCCATCCTTTGGTTTATCGACACCAAAAGGACCAGATGTAGATGTTGATGCTTCAGTGAAAGCACCTGGTTTTGATCTATCTGTTCCAAATGTTAAGGGTGATTTTGCTGCACCAAATGTTGATGTGAATCTTCCAAAAGCAGACATAGATGCAAATATTCCAGCTGCTGAACTTAAAGGAGGAAAATTCAAAATGCCAAAGTTTAACATGCCAAGTGCAAATTTGTCAGCTCCTGATTTAAACTTGAACATGAAAACACCAACTGTGGCCAGCGATTTAGATGCTGGATTGAAGGTTCCAAAGTTCAAGAAGCCCAATGTAGACATTTCCGGACCTGATGTGAATTTAGATGGCAAAGTAAAACTGCCAAAGGCTAACATAACAGCTCCATCGATTAAAGGTGGAATAGAGCCTGGTGGCTTAAACTTCAAAACACCCAAGATCGGTGGAGATTATGATATGCCTGACATGGATCTTGAAGTACCTGATATAAAACTTAAAGGTCCAGGAATTAAAAAGCCTTCACTTAACATGTCTGCAGGCAACATTTCCATTCCAAATATGGATGTCAGTCTACCAACTGGAAATATAGATGTGGCTGCTCCAAAATTACAAGCTGATGCGAAAACTCCACACTTGGATATAAATGCACCAAACATTGGTGACTTCAATGCTGAAGGAAAATTTAAGTTGCCAAAATTTAAATGGCCCACATTTTCAATCTCTGGAAACAAACCAAAAATGCCTGAACTTGATGCAACCGCTCCAGATTTGAAGACAGATTTCAAAGGTCCAGAGGTTGATATTGGGGGATTAAAAGGAAATGCTGATTTTCCTGATGCAAAATGGAAAATGCCATCCCTGAAAGGGCCTTCATTTGGAGTGTCTGGACCAAATGTGGATGTTGATGGTTCGATAAAAGCACCACGTGTTGATGTTGCTGTTCCAAACGTCAAGGGAAACATTGAGGGTCCAGATGTTGACATCAATGTTCCAAAAGGAGATATAGATGCAAATATCCCAGATGCAAAACTTAAAGGAGGAAAATTTAAACTGCCGGGATTCAACATGCCAAGTGGCAAACTGTCATTGTCAGGTACTAATACAAGACTGAAGATGTCAAAAGGTCAAGTGGACCTTCCTGCTCCTGATGTTCAGGGAGATATCAGTGGCCCAAGTCTTGACATGAAAGGCCCAAATCTTGATATCAATGCTCCAAGTGTTGATCTTCCTGAAGCAAAATCCAAATGGAGCATGCCAAAATTGGAATTGCCATCCTTTGGTTTATCGACACCAAAAGGACCAGATGTAGATGTTGATGCTTCAGTGAAAGCACCTGGTTTTGATCTATCTGTTCCAAATGTTAAGGGTGGTTTTGCTGCACCAAATGTTGATGTGAATCTTCCAAAAGCAGACATAGATGCAAATATTCCAGCTGCTGAACTTAAAGGAGGAAAATTCAAAATGCCAAAGTTTAATATGCCAAGTGCTAATTTGTCAGCTCCTGATTTAAACTTGAACATGAAAACACCAACTGTGGCCAGCGATTTAGATGCTGGATTGAAGGTTCCGAAGCTCAAGAAGCCGAATATAGACATTTCCGGACCTGAAGGACCTGATGTGAATTTAGATGGCAAAGTAAAACTGCCAAAGGCTGACATAACAACCCCAGAGATTAAAGGTGGGATAGGATCTGGTGGCTTAGACTTCAAAACACCCAGGATCGGTGGAGATTACGATATGCCTGACATGGATGTCAGTGTACCAACGGCAAATATAGATGTGGCTACTCCAAAATTACAAGCtgatgtgaaaactccacacttGGATATAAATGCACCAAATGTTGATGACTTCAATGCTGAAGGAAAATTTAAGTCGCCAAAATTTAAAAAGCCCACATTTTCAATCTCTGGAAACAAACCAAAAATGCCTGAACGTGATGCAACCGCTCCAGATTTGAAGACAGATTTCAAAGGTCCAGAGGTTGATGTTGGGGGATTAAAAGGAAATGTTGATGTTCCTGATGCAAGTTGGAAAATGCCATCCCTGAAAGGGCCTTCATTTGGAGTATCAGGTCCAAAAGGACccgatgtggattttgatggttCGATAAAAGCACCacgagttgatgttgatgttccAAATGTCAAGGGAAACATTGAGGGTCCAGATGTTGACATAAATGTTCCAAAGGGAAATATAGATGCAAATATCCCAGATGCAAAACTTAAAGGAGAAAATTTCAAACTGCCGGGTTTCAATATGCCAAGTGGCAAACTGTCATTGTCAGGTACTAATACAGGTCTGAAGATGCCAAAAGGTCAGGTGGACCTTTCTGTTCCTGATGTTCAGGGAGATATCAGTGGCCCAAGTCTTGACATGAAAGGCGCAAATATTGACATCAGTGCTTCAAGTGTTGATCTTCCTGAAGCAAAATCCAAATGGAAAATGCCAAATCTGGAAACACCCTCCTTTAatctatcaggaccatacagacCAGACGTGGGCGTTGATGGTTCAGTGAAAACAACTGGTTTGAATGCACCTATCCCAAATACTAAAGGAAGTTTTGCAGCACCAAATGTTGATATAAAGCTTCCAAAAAAGTCTGCGGGTTTGGATGTGAAAATACCCACAATTGCCACCGATTATGATATGTCCATTCCAGACATGGACATCAAGCTACCAAAACACAGTGTAAGAGGAGGTGCAGATATGCACATTCCTAGTGCTGGAACTCAGAAAAAAACAAGGACTGACCCCAACATAGACATGAAGGGGACGGGGTTCAAAGTTAAATCGCCAAATCTACCTGGTGATTTTCGTGAAGTTGGTGTGGATGTGAGCACACCAAACCTTTATGGCCAAGTGAATGCTCCCAGATTAAATGTAAATAGCAATGAGAATATTAACATGCAGAGTAACTTTTcaagggaaacatttaaaataagATCATCATCTTTATCTGATCTTGATGATGCACCTACACTGCCTAAAAGTGATTCCAATTTAAAAGCAAGAACGTCCAGTACTCTTCATGTCACCGATGATGATTCAAGTAAAAAAAGTATGTTCAAGTTTGGAAAGCTGTTTAACTTCAAACACAAATCAAAAGGATCTGTTGACTTCACAAAGGCCAAGGCAGCAGCTTCTTCTGGGACATTTACATCAAAGTTCTCATTGCCAGAACTTGAGCTCTCTGTATCTAAAGACTGA